In Spirochaeta lutea, a single genomic region encodes these proteins:
- the ccsA gene encoding cytochrome c biogenesis protein CcsA, translating to MAERRMRGRLFGAWARGFGAVLRGFGSLKLSVVLLAALVAVVFIGTLYQVDKGVYLAQEVFFFSWFTTQWIIPLPGGQLLLWLLGVNLMVSLVVRLPRVRPRLGLLISHGGLVVLMLGAFTGLYHSDSFIMALQEGATEERVYHRSDWDLVAYEFPGGGELGRIGLETIREGRAEPMNLAGGLEITLRLETIYRNSRRVSDSQLEALPLDDEVIRNFPGVRGRVEMAGRNVPLVLHGGDQGVAVLGAVEGLQGREIGVFLEPRSVALPFSVTLEDFEALFHPGTDVPASFASDVRIQHSRGDGIDLEARISMNSPLRHGGYTFYQSSYRQADPELGIARDLSVFAVRRDGTAWLPYAGTLITVLGLVIHLFQRLGRRGGRGGRGGRGGGRTPRAALPGGGRNGGGGSGRRAVFGSGVVAVLLVVASGLGYAQTPEGEVGEVFPPGSPGGDVNRGATETQGWLEAPDLSGLIVQQSGRTMPLGSLAPGLVRNLSGKTGVGGYTPEQILSAMIRGEDAVLDVPLFVVDNPGVFPVLRLPFEQRGRYSYRELQGGLGILEQIQDVITQREAAGTEDALELELIRLYRRGRLFAQVFDAPQDGGYGDSILTLVPLEQRVSNQAGYRWVDPRSALELLDSPGYRLPDVEQGSRSDSGEQRNSRIRALIEQMAGLDWGRLEQQQAELLNLLGLEDYKIRGEVEALYRRFNPVFWAMVSTGLGLSIGWLSARRQRVMPQGGSLSGDRMYRFGRVGELILLWGGVVFVAGALVLRVVITRRPPVTDLSSSVLFVGATAVLVGAVLRTWGVGRFGSPGQLAGWFALALLGLSRYLLGSGDELGVIQAVLDTNLWLSVHVLTIASGYTAVLLGGITANAYTLTAVLRPRADRFLQMLYRVMYVSLLAGLVLSFFGTMLGGFWADQAWGRFWGWDPKENGALMIVLWTAMVLHIRPAGFGGSYGTALAAGFGVAVTAFSWFGVNLIGQGLHSYGFSTRTLMPLVVSLLVELVILGVGLGGMRRYRWAQLLPREVLGRVDSRITLDDETMHVWIRVGAADHERLVSQYHPGQYMTLGLDRWGSIQRRVFSISGVDEGRWRFTLRDSGNRGVSQGLMKAPLGTRVGVLGPGGDLRGPDLKDPPSGKRMMAVVQGVGIGPVLPILQGLLPRGWSACILWAGSWEDEELAGLSKDYPGALELRRFDGTHRLDLGGVRAAQEEFRIPDNLVLIVGSQEFVESFDVPEAQREAFIASRNSAGGAVPISQRSHILGFAGISRTVHVAAGQNLLSAMVEAGVDAPFGCAGGQCGECKARVVSGRVAMELPNILGRSVAGPGEDTLTCSAYPLEDVTLDLSED from the coding sequence ATGGCTGAACGGAGGATGCGGGGCCGGCTATTCGGTGCATGGGCTCGGGGATTCGGGGCGGTTCTACGAGGTTTTGGATCCTTGAAGCTGTCGGTGGTGCTGTTAGCCGCTCTTGTGGCGGTGGTGTTTATCGGGACCCTCTATCAGGTTGATAAGGGGGTGTACCTGGCTCAAGAGGTTTTCTTTTTTTCCTGGTTTACAACCCAATGGATTATTCCCCTGCCGGGGGGGCAGCTGCTTCTCTGGCTGCTCGGCGTGAATCTGATGGTTTCCCTGGTGGTGCGGCTGCCCAGGGTGAGGCCCCGATTAGGACTCCTTATTTCCCACGGCGGCTTGGTTGTGCTCATGCTCGGGGCGTTTACGGGATTGTACCATAGCGATTCCTTCATTATGGCATTGCAGGAAGGCGCAACGGAGGAACGGGTGTATCATCGCTCCGATTGGGACCTGGTGGCCTATGAATTTCCCGGAGGCGGCGAGCTGGGACGGATCGGTTTGGAAACTATCCGGGAGGGGCGGGCCGAGCCCATGAACCTGGCGGGGGGGCTTGAAATCACCCTTAGGTTAGAAACCATCTATCGAAACAGCCGCCGGGTTTCAGATTCGCAACTGGAAGCACTTCCCCTGGATGATGAGGTAATCCGAAACTTTCCCGGAGTACGCGGCAGGGTGGAGATGGCCGGACGGAATGTACCCTTGGTGCTTCACGGAGGCGATCAGGGGGTGGCAGTGCTCGGTGCTGTAGAGGGTCTTCAGGGGCGTGAGATTGGTGTATTTCTGGAGCCCAGGTCGGTGGCCCTGCCCTTTTCGGTGACCTTGGAGGACTTTGAGGCGTTGTTTCACCCGGGAACGGATGTGCCGGCCTCCTTCGCCAGTGATGTACGGATCCAGCATTCCAGGGGGGATGGTATCGATCTGGAGGCGAGGATATCTATGAACAGTCCCCTTCGGCATGGGGGATACACCTTCTACCAAAGTAGCTACCGCCAGGCGGATCCGGAGCTTGGGATTGCCAGGGATCTGTCGGTGTTTGCCGTGCGTCGGGACGGAACGGCCTGGCTGCCCTACGCCGGAACCCTAATAACCGTGCTGGGGTTAGTGATTCACCTGTTTCAGCGGCTTGGCCGCAGGGGAGGCCGGGGAGGCCGAGGAGGCCGAGGAGGCGGCCGAACGCCCAGGGCCGCCCTCCCGGGAGGCGGCCGGAACGGAGGCGGTGGTTCTGGAAGGCGGGCTGTGTTCGGTAGCGGTGTTGTAGCGGTTCTGTTGGTGGTAGCGTCGGGGCTTGGGTATGCCCAGACCCCCGAGGGGGAGGTAGGCGAGGTATTCCCGCCGGGTTCCCCTGGGGGGGATGTAAACCGAGGGGCGACAGAAACCCAGGGATGGCTGGAGGCCCCCGATCTTTCGGGTTTGATTGTGCAGCAGAGCGGCCGCACCATGCCCCTGGGCTCTTTAGCCCCTGGATTGGTACGGAATCTATCCGGAAAGACCGGGGTAGGGGGCTATACCCCGGAGCAGATCCTCTCGGCCATGATTCGGGGTGAGGATGCCGTTTTGGATGTACCCCTGTTTGTGGTGGATAATCCCGGGGTATTTCCGGTTCTTCGCCTGCCCTTTGAACAACGGGGGCGGTATTCTTACCGAGAACTCCAGGGGGGCCTGGGTATCCTGGAACAGATTCAGGATGTAATCACCCAGCGGGAGGCAGCGGGTACGGAGGATGCCTTGGAGCTGGAGTTGATCAGGCTGTACCGCCGGGGACGGTTGTTCGCCCAGGTGTTTGATGCTCCCCAAGACGGGGGGTACGGCGATTCTATTCTGACCCTGGTTCCTCTGGAGCAGCGGGTGAGCAATCAGGCTGGGTATCGCTGGGTAGATCCCCGGTCGGCCTTGGAGCTGCTGGACAGCCCGGGGTACCGGCTGCCGGATGTGGAGCAGGGTTCTCGTTCTGATTCAGGGGAGCAGAGAAACTCCCGGATCAGGGCGCTGATCGAGCAGATGGCCGGGCTTGATTGGGGTCGCCTGGAGCAGCAGCAGGCTGAACTGCTGAATCTGCTGGGCCTGGAAGACTATAAAATCCGCGGAGAGGTGGAGGCCCTGTACCGCAGGTTCAATCCGGTGTTCTGGGCCATGGTTTCCACCGGGTTGGGGCTTAGTATCGGCTGGCTTTCGGCCCGGAGACAGCGGGTTATGCCCCAGGGCGGCAGCCTATCAGGGGATAGGATGTACCGGTTCGGCCGGGTCGGCGAGCTGATTCTGCTCTGGGGTGGAGTGGTTTTTGTGGCGGGGGCATTGGTTCTCCGGGTGGTTATTACCCGGCGGCCCCCGGTGACCGATTTGTCTTCCAGCGTGTTGTTCGTGGGCGCCACGGCGGTCCTGGTGGGAGCGGTGTTGCGTACCTGGGGGGTCGGGCGGTTCGGCAGTCCCGGACAGCTGGCGGGGTGGTTTGCCCTTGCCTTGCTGGGGCTGAGCCGATATCTCCTGGGGAGCGGGGATGAGCTGGGGGTGATTCAAGCGGTATTGGACACAAACCTGTGGCTGAGCGTACACGTTCTCACCATAGCCTCGGGTTATACCGCTGTGCTCCTGGGGGGTATTACCGCCAATGCCTATACCCTGACGGCAGTTCTCCGCCCCCGGGCTGACCGGTTTCTCCAGATGCTGTACCGGGTAATGTATGTGAGTCTACTGGCGGGGTTGGTGCTGAGTTTTTTTGGAACCATGCTCGGGGGATTCTGGGCTGATCAGGCCTGGGGACGGTTCTGGGGCTGGGATCCCAAGGAGAACGGCGCCCTGATGATTGTATTATGGACGGCCATGGTTCTTCATATCCGTCCAGCGGGATTCGGGGGGAGTTACGGAACAGCCCTGGCGGCAGGATTCGGGGTTGCAGTGACTGCGTTCAGCTGGTTCGGGGTGAACCTCATCGGCCAGGGGCTGCATAGCTACGGGTTTTCGACCCGGACATTGATGCCCCTGGTGGTATCCTTGCTGGTAGAACTGGTGATCCTCGGGGTTGGTCTTGGGGGCATGAGGCGGTACCGATGGGCCCAGCTGCTGCCTCGGGAGGTCCTGGGGCGGGTGGACAGTCGAATCACCCTAGACGATGAAACCATGCACGTATGGATACGGGTCGGGGCCGCGGATCATGAGAGACTGGTCTCCCAGTACCACCCGGGCCAGTATATGACTCTGGGGCTGGACCGATGGGGATCGATTCAGCGTCGGGTTTTCTCCATATCCGGGGTTGATGAGGGACGATGGCGGTTTACCCTTCGTGATTCGGGTAACCGCGGGGTAAGCCAGGGCTTGATGAAGGCTCCCCTGGGGACACGGGTTGGTGTGCTCGGTCCCGGGGGTGATTTACGTGGGCCTGATCTCAAGGATCCTCCGTCTGGAAAAAGGATGATGGCGGTGGTTCAGGGGGTGGGAATCGGTCCGGTGCTTCCCATACTTCAGGGGTTGCTTCCCCGGGGCTGGTCTGCCTGCATTCTCTGGGCAGGGAGCTGGGAGGATGAGGAGCTCGCAGGCTTATCTAAGGATTATCCCGGAGCTTTGGAGCTCCGGCGCTTTGACGGGACCCACCGTCTGGACCTCGGGGGGGTTAGGGCTGCCCAGGAAGAATTCCGCATCCCGGACAACCTGGTGCTTATTGTGGGATCCCAGGAGTTTGTGGAAAGCTTTGATGTACCCGAAGCTCAACGTGAGGCCTTTATCGCTAGTCGAAATTCGGCGGGGGGCGCAGTGCCCATTTCTCAACGGAGCCACATCCTCGGGTTCGCGGGGATATCCCGGACCGTGCATGTGGCGGCAGGTCAGAACCTGTTGTCCGCCATGGTTGAGGCCGGGGTGGATGCGCCCTTCGGATGTGCCGGGGGCCAATGCGGCGAGTGCAAGGCTCGGGTGGTATCCGGCAGGGTTGCGATGGAGCTGCCCAATATCCTGGGACGGTCGGTTGCAGGGCCCGGAGAGGATACTCTCACCTGTTCTGCCTACCCCCTGGAGGATGTTACCCTGGATTTAAGCGAGGATTAA
- the ilvN gene encoding acetolactate synthase small subunit, whose translation MKSQSKHLVSVYVQDGPGVSIRIALVFARRGYNIESFVGSETNKPGFSLVNIVASGDQEVLHQIINQLNRLVNVLEAREIDPKQTLQRELVLFKVNVDAEQRPEAVMIAQAAGCEIIEVLPEYISLQCVGTSEKIDGVVRIFSDFGIRELMRTGKVFLSR comes from the coding sequence TTGAAGTCTCAGTCAAAACACCTGGTCAGCGTATACGTGCAGGACGGCCCTGGGGTAAGTATTAGAATCGCCTTGGTTTTTGCCCGACGGGGATACAATATTGAATCCTTTGTGGGATCCGAGACAAATAAGCCCGGCTTTTCACTGGTAAATATCGTCGCATCGGGGGATCAAGAGGTACTTCATCAGATTATTAATCAGCTGAACCGGTTAGTTAATGTACTGGAGGCCCGGGAGATTGATCCGAAACAGACCCTCCAGAGGGAGCTAGTTTTGTTTAAGGTTAATGTGGATGCCGAGCAGCGGCCCGAGGCGGTGATGATCGCCCAAGCAGCGGGTTGTGAAATCATTGAGGTGCTTCCGGAGTACATTTCTCTGCAATGTGTGGGAACCAGCGAAAAGATTGACGGTGTGGTTCGCATTTTTTCTGATTTTGGAATTCGGGAACTGATGCGGACCGGAAAGGTTTTTTTATCTCGATAG
- a CDS encoding NCS2 family permease, translated as MKSIARFFKFQELNTDLKTEVLAGIATFLTMAYIIVVNPLVLSDAGMPFEGVLFATVLVSAVTSILMGLVANLPFGLAPGMGINAFFAYSLVLGMGMEWQTALGAVFISGIIFILLSIFKVREAIVRAIPTTIRYAIAAGIGLFLALIGLRSVGFIVSNPATMVGFGGITPVLLIFLAGFLVTSVLVIKRVKGALIMGIVFTSLVAFIVSLITVAAGGEGFVSLPEGIFALPSLEVFFKLDIAGALSAGMILPIFSLLFTDMFDSISTFAGVSEVGDFIDKESGEPKNVGKALLVDAIGTTLSGLFGTSSATTYIESAAGVEEGGRSGFSAVVTGLLFIPFMFLSPLLKFIPEVATAPVLVLIGIFMVKPLMKIHWTHFDEAIPAFLGLILIPLTYSITQGVVWAFLSWTVLKVLLGKAKEVPVTLWVIDAFAILSLVLSH; from the coding sequence GTGAAAAGCATTGCGAGGTTCTTTAAGTTTCAGGAGCTTAATACAGACCTGAAGACAGAGGTGTTGGCGGGAATTGCAACCTTCCTGACCATGGCGTACATCATTGTGGTTAACCCCCTGGTGTTAAGTGATGCCGGGATGCCCTTTGAGGGTGTTTTGTTTGCCACTGTTCTGGTGAGTGCGGTGACATCCATTCTCATGGGCTTGGTGGCTAATCTTCCCTTCGGGCTGGCTCCCGGTATGGGGATTAACGCCTTCTTTGCCTACAGTCTGGTGCTTGGCATGGGAATGGAGTGGCAGACAGCTCTGGGTGCGGTGTTCATCTCAGGGATCATCTTTATTCTCCTATCCATCTTTAAGGTTCGTGAGGCCATTGTACGGGCTATCCCTACCACGATTCGCTATGCCATTGCCGCAGGAATTGGGTTGTTTTTAGCCCTCATCGGTTTACGCAGTGTAGGATTCATTGTATCCAATCCTGCAACCATGGTGGGATTCGGCGGGATTACGCCGGTATTGCTCATATTTTTAGCGGGGTTCTTAGTTACCAGCGTGTTGGTGATTAAGCGGGTAAAGGGTGCCCTTATCATGGGGATCGTATTTACCTCACTGGTTGCGTTTATTGTGAGTCTCATCACCGTGGCGGCCGGGGGTGAAGGGTTTGTTTCCCTGCCCGAGGGGATCTTTGCTCTTCCAAGTTTGGAGGTGTTCTTTAAGCTTGATATCGCGGGTGCCCTGTCTGCTGGAATGATTCTGCCGATTTTCAGCCTGTTGTTCACGGATATGTTCGATTCTATCTCAACCTTCGCAGGGGTGTCCGAGGTGGGCGATTTTATCGATAAGGAATCCGGTGAACCGAAGAATGTAGGAAAGGCGCTGCTGGTGGATGCCATTGGAACCACCCTGTCCGGGCTCTTCGGCACCTCCAGTGCAACCACCTACATAGAGAGTGCAGCCGGGGTAGAAGAGGGCGGCCGGTCGGGATTCTCTGCGGTTGTTACCGGATTGCTGTTTATTCCCTTCATGTTCCTTTCCCCTCTGCTCAAGTTTATTCCTGAGGTTGCTACCGCACCGGTATTGGTTCTTATCGGAATCTTTATGGTTAAGCCCCTCATGAAGATTCATTGGACCCATTTTGACGAGGCTATTCCTGCATTCCTCGGGCTGATCCTCATCCCCCTGACCTACAGTATTACCCAGGGTGTGGTTTGGGCATTTCTAAGCTGGACTGTGTTGAAGGTTCTGCTCGGGAAAGCAAAGGAAGTTCCGGTTACCCTCTGGGTGATTGACGCCTTCGCCATCCTTTCTCTTGTGTTATCCCATTAA
- a CDS encoding putative bifunctional diguanylate cyclase/phosphodiesterase encodes MKSEIISLLTEHASLVLSLVNLGILCSLAVQLMSMVLTGRDTLVENTGVSFGDPRGGQDDRWPYQFAVVLFFLFAGIFEVVGWSRAAGFGRIAGYAILAVFRISRIVPPGSILDNHRLAGAVWAVVLGGTLVLVLPGEPSYIFELVLVSAAVFGVVRTSTTRGIRFLVILWGIAAGTGLMLPGLGRVIATTVVPGMLALMLSVVGIRHLRNRIQEAEQIEQRLEYLAYHDQLTGLGNRKSFYRRLQSSVLQTVEPHWNEASDWRAVLIIDIDHFKHVNDSAGNEVGNILLIRTSQHISGVVPDPNLVFRTGGDEFGIILEGMASELDAAMVAEKILGTLAEPFVHEDHRIYVSLSIGITIFPRDGNRVEVITANADHALQEAKIDRNTYRFYTPSMQERAVSRIQFINYLRQAIDRKEMYLAYQPQVCLEGRVTGAEVLLRWHHPVLGQVSPAEFIPIAEETGLILAIGSWVIEQACKQLALLHKEGFHIPLAVNLSPKQVKDVKLQRTIIAHLRQYKLRPEFLHLEITENSLLENAESLISKIQNLADLGFTFSIDDFGTGYSSLSYLKRLPIATVKIDRSFITELPDNNQDAALVEAIISMVHGLGLSVVAEGVDTREQFEFLRDRGCGTLQGYLFSVPLEFKEFLHYLRKPPKLPV; translated from the coding sequence ATGAAAAGTGAAATTATATCGTTGTTAACAGAACATGCATCTCTGGTACTTAGCCTGGTGAACCTAGGGATTTTATGTTCCTTGGCGGTTCAGTTGATGAGCATGGTTCTGACGGGTAGGGATACCCTGGTAGAAAATACCGGGGTTTCATTCGGCGATCCTAGGGGAGGTCAGGATGACCGGTGGCCCTATCAATTTGCCGTTGTGCTCTTTTTCCTTTTCGCTGGAATTTTCGAAGTGGTAGGATGGAGTCGGGCAGCGGGGTTCGGGCGAATTGCGGGGTACGCCATTCTCGCAGTTTTCCGAATCTCCAGGATTGTTCCCCCAGGCAGTATTCTCGACAACCATCGCCTCGCCGGAGCCGTCTGGGCAGTGGTGCTCGGGGGCACACTAGTGCTTGTATTGCCCGGTGAGCCTTCCTACATCTTTGAGTTGGTATTGGTGAGTGCTGCTGTCTTCGGGGTGGTCCGTACGAGTACTACCCGGGGCATACGGTTCCTAGTGATTCTCTGGGGCATTGCAGCAGGAACGGGATTGATGCTGCCGGGTCTCGGCCGGGTGATTGCCACCACCGTTGTTCCTGGAATGCTGGCTCTCATGCTTTCCGTGGTCGGAATCAGACATCTCCGGAACCGGATTCAGGAGGCTGAGCAGATCGAACAGCGTTTGGAGTATTTGGCCTACCATGACCAGTTGACCGGTTTGGGAAATCGCAAGTCCTTCTACCGCCGCCTTCAATCCAGTGTTTTACAGACCGTTGAACCTCATTGGAACGAGGCCTCGGACTGGCGTGCGGTATTGATCATTGATATTGACCACTTTAAACATGTGAACGATAGCGCGGGTAATGAGGTGGGGAATATCCTGTTGATAAGAACCTCCCAGCACATCAGCGGGGTGGTACCGGATCCGAACCTGGTATTTCGAACCGGCGGGGATGAATTCGGCATTATCCTAGAGGGAATGGCCTCGGAACTGGATGCTGCCATGGTAGCAGAAAAAATTCTTGGAACCCTTGCCGAGCCCTTCGTTCATGAGGACCACCGGATTTATGTCTCCTTGAGCATCGGTATTACTATATTCCCCCGGGACGGAAACCGGGTGGAGGTAATCACTGCCAACGCCGATCATGCCCTGCAAGAGGCAAAGATCGACCGAAATACCTATCGGTTTTACACCCCGAGTATGCAGGAGCGGGCAGTCAGCCGGATTCAGTTCATAAACTATCTCCGCCAAGCCATCGACCGCAAAGAGATGTATCTGGCGTATCAACCTCAGGTCTGTCTCGAGGGCCGGGTAACCGGTGCGGAGGTCTTGTTGAGATGGCACCATCCGGTGCTGGGCCAGGTGTCTCCGGCCGAGTTCATCCCCATCGCTGAGGAGACTGGGTTGATTTTGGCCATCGGATCCTGGGTAATCGAACAGGCCTGCAAACAGCTCGCCCTTCTCCATAAGGAGGGCTTTCATATCCCCTTGGCTGTAAACCTCTCCCCGAAACAGGTAAAGGATGTGAAGCTTCAACGGACTATAATAGCCCATCTGCGGCAGTACAAACTTCGGCCTGAGTTCCTTCACCTGGAAATCACTGAGAACAGCCTGTTAGAGAACGCCGAAAGCCTCATTTCCAAGATTCAAAACCTGGCTGATCTAGGATTTACCTTTTCTATTGATGATTTCGGGACGGGCTACAGCTCCCTGAGTTACCTCAAACGTCTGCCCATTGCCACGGTGAAGATTGACCGATCATTCATCACCGAACTGCCGGATAATAACCAGGATGCCGCCCTAGTTGAGGCGATTATCTCTATGGTCCACGGCCTGGGGCTGAGTGTGGTTGCCGAGGGGGTTGATACGAGGGAACAGTTTGAATTCCTCCGGGATCGGGGCTGCGGCACACTGCAAGGCTACCTATTCAGCGTCCCCTTGGAGTTTAAGGAGTTTCTCCATTACCTTCGAAAACCCCCGAAATTGCCGGTGTAA
- a CDS encoding methyl-accepting chemotaxis protein: protein MKIRHKLFAIMAIILAGMVASLLVLLGAITQLQQTSSLAQEAQRLITRGYEFALVSDNLLTTTGKLSQELPKWDEIRGQFAGELESFLSDPQLTDAYPDQQIAIEGALNLWNYMNTRMEESKESIQELLDNQDLPETEKIGIFHISRFLTSPQAQNIRYLALETSQLQRQLPSMKTDAIELIEGSLGKLQNAIVQRGQAQSGRSLLFGLLVSALSAIIAMASIFWFSLRLSRRIHILEDAMESVSNQDLGINLNDSARDEIGNLSRHLTRTTDHLKELISEVQQTAGQVENQMTQLDSSSNSSVSAVHEITQNISSMDSQFQEFESSLASSLEQVASLIRGVEQIAATIESQNSAISGSSSAIEQMAGAMQSANTISTSTQEQNTLLVARVEEGGQLVQETSEQILEAARDLDGIREIIEIIDSISSQTNLLSMNAAIESAHAGEAGKGFAVVAEEIRKLADSTRENAERIGNTIDQVTGRINAAVTTAANSSQRFEDVATAVETFSQAMDQINHALSELQEGTGEILEDTTSLSQDSTSLTEETQRMISYARDVRSVLDGIQNHADTMKRGIQEITQGAGHILGQLEHTNELSTTTNSRLGDLAGLLKRFKTE, encoded by the coding sequence ATGAAGATACGCCATAAACTATTCGCCATCATGGCGATTATTCTTGCAGGAATGGTAGCATCCCTCCTGGTGCTCCTTGGGGCCATAACCCAGCTTCAACAGACAAGCTCTCTTGCCCAGGAAGCTCAGCGGCTCATCACCCGGGGATATGAGTTTGCCCTGGTCTCGGATAACCTGCTCACCACCACGGGGAAACTGAGTCAGGAACTCCCGAAATGGGACGAAATCCGCGGGCAATTTGCCGGAGAGTTAGAATCCTTCCTCTCAGATCCGCAATTGACTGATGCCTACCCCGACCAGCAGATTGCTATAGAGGGAGCATTGAACCTGTGGAATTACATGAATACCAGGATGGAGGAAAGCAAAGAAAGCATCCAAGAGCTCCTGGATAATCAGGATCTACCGGAAACAGAAAAGATTGGCATCTTCCACATCAGCAGGTTCCTTACCTCTCCCCAAGCACAGAATATCCGCTACCTTGCCCTTGAAACCTCCCAGCTGCAACGTCAGCTCCCCAGTATGAAAACGGATGCCATTGAACTCATAGAGGGAAGCCTGGGCAAACTTCAGAATGCCATTGTTCAGCGGGGCCAGGCTCAGAGCGGCCGCAGCCTGCTCTTCGGACTTCTGGTATCCGCCCTGTCCGCTATCATTGCTATGGCTAGCATCTTTTGGTTCTCCCTTCGGTTGTCTCGGCGGATTCATATCCTGGAGGATGCCATGGAATCGGTGAGCAACCAGGACCTAGGTATCAACCTCAACGACTCTGCCAGGGATGAAATCGGGAATCTCTCCCGGCATCTAACCAGGACGACGGACCATCTGAAAGAGTTAATCTCCGAGGTGCAACAGACTGCTGGGCAGGTGGAGAACCAGATGACCCAGCTGGACAGCTCTTCCAATAGTTCGGTGAGCGCGGTTCATGAAATCACCCAAAATATCAGCTCCATGGATTCCCAATTCCAAGAATTCGAATCCAGTCTGGCTTCATCCCTGGAACAGGTCGCATCCCTCATCCGCGGGGTGGAACAGATCGCTGCGACCATTGAATCACAAAACAGCGCCATCTCCGGTTCCTCCTCTGCGATTGAACAGATGGCCGGGGCCATGCAAAGCGCCAATACCATTTCCACAAGCACCCAGGAACAAAACACCCTGCTTGTAGCACGGGTCGAAGAAGGCGGCCAACTGGTCCAGGAAACCAGTGAACAGATTCTGGAAGCGGCCAGAGACCTGGACGGTATCCGGGAGATTATAGAGATCATTGATAGCATTTCCAGCCAAACCAACCTGCTTTCCATGAATGCTGCCATTGAGAGCGCCCACGCCGGAGAGGCCGGAAAGGGATTTGCCGTGGTAGCGGAAGAAATTAGGAAGTTAGCCGATTCCACCCGGGAAAACGCCGAGCGCATAGGAAATACCATCGATCAGGTCACCGGGCGGATAAACGCAGCGGTTACCACCGCTGCAAATTCAAGCCAGCGATTTGAGGATGTAGCCACCGCCGTAGAAACCTTCAGCCAGGCCATGGATCAGATCAACCATGCCCTCTCGGAACTCCAAGAGGGAACCGGGGAAATCCTCGAGGATACCACCTCACTATCCCAGGATTCTACCTCCCTGACCGAAGAAACCCAGAGGATGATCAGCTATGCCCGGGATGTCAGATCTGTTTTGGATGGTATCCAAAACCATGCCGATACAATGAAACGCGGAATACAGGAAATCACCCAAGGGGCGGGCCATATCCTCGGCCAGCTGGAACACACCAACGAACTGTCCACCACAACAAATTCACGCCTGGGGGACCTGGCTGGGCTGCTCAAACGCTTTAAAACCGAGTAG
- a CDS encoding tRNA-dihydrouridine synthase family protein has product MPTAYHPAGNSFLSDLHASVTSTSPKPLVLAPIATMGHPGFRSLIADFSSPRAFWTEMISAEALANRGTYEEYYLDPRPQPENLIIQLLWRNPEALEPAIDRIHQHMEGLDADWIGLDLNLGCSAPQIVRSGAGISWLSKPDRLTRLLSRLRKKVPTRTLSVKIRLPDSPDGRDDKDYAHVRALGSALAETGIDFITLHPRTRKQGYSRPAQWNAVSCLQEALTIPVIGNGDIQDLPGLDIRSRYSSAGLMVGRAVIQQPWFFLLGNLPRLSPPSPIPGRIQQGNGAPGPWELQPSAPGLHTALSKGLMRWRGSSLQVDLLTTAKAFHAYLEQFQPEDFWITRTKRFYAYYTKNLLFGHRIGASIQNLRDYRAMESLFTEYLGENPEHRWKTVFEDRP; this is encoded by the coding sequence ATGCCAACTGCCTATCATCCGGCTGGGAATTCTTTTCTCAGTGATCTCCATGCCTCGGTAACCTCAACGTCCCCAAAACCCCTGGTGCTCGCCCCTATCGCGACCATGGGGCATCCGGGATTCCGCAGCCTCATCGCTGACTTTTCCTCACCCCGGGCCTTCTGGACTGAGATGATCAGCGCCGAAGCCCTGGCAAACCGCGGGACCTACGAAGAGTACTACCTGGACCCCCGGCCACAACCCGAGAACCTCATAATCCAGCTTCTCTGGCGTAACCCCGAAGCCCTGGAACCTGCTATAGACCGAATACACCAGCACATGGAAGGTTTGGACGCAGACTGGATCGGTCTGGACCTAAACCTGGGCTGCTCTGCTCCCCAAATTGTCAGGAGCGGTGCGGGGATATCCTGGCTCTCCAAGCCCGACCGCCTCACCCGTCTGCTAAGCCGTCTACGGAAAAAGGTACCAACCCGTACCCTCTCGGTTAAAATCCGCCTTCCCGACTCCCCGGACGGCAGGGACGACAAGGATTATGCCCATGTACGTGCTCTGGGATCGGCTTTGGCGGAAACCGGAATCGACTTCATCACCCTCCACCCCCGAACCCGGAAACAAGGCTACAGCCGTCCCGCCCAATGGAACGCCGTTTCCTGCCTCCAGGAGGCCCTAACCATACCGGTTATCGGGAACGGAGACATCCAGGACCTGCCCGGTCTCGACATCCGGAGCCGTTATTCCTCGGCGGGTCTCATGGTAGGAAGGGCGGTGATTCAGCAGCCCTGGTTCTTTCTTCTCGGGAACCTCCCGCGACTCAGCCCCCCCTCCCCCATCCCGGGGAGGATTCAACAGGGGAACGGGGCTCCAGGGCCGTGGGAATTGCAGCCCTCCGCGCCGGGTCTGCATACCGCCCTCTCCAAGGGACTCATGCGCTGGAGGGGATCCAGCCTGCAGGTGGATCTCCTCACTACTGCCAAGGCCTTCCACGCCTACCTGGAGCAGTTTCAACCCGAGGACTTCTGGATTACCCGAACCAAACGATTCTACGCGTACTACACGAAGAATCTGCTCTTCGGTCATCGAATCGGGGCAAGCATCCAAAATTTACGGGACTACCGGGCCATGGAATCCCTCTTTACCGAGTACCTAGGCGAAAACCCGGAACACCGATGGAAGACGGTGTTTGAGGATCGACCATAA